Proteins encoded by one window of Brienomyrus brachyistius isolate T26 chromosome 1, BBRACH_0.4, whole genome shotgun sequence:
- the n6amt1 gene encoding methyltransferase N6AMT1: MIPTPEYSHVGRGPFSDVYEPAEDSFLLMDALERDADRIRRVRPALCLEVGSGSGVVSAFLAAVTGPDAAYLCTDVNPAAAQCTMETSRCNGCHLQPIVTDLVDTLLPRLCGKVDILLFNPPYVVTPPEEVGGRGIEAAWAGGMRGREVMDRFFPLVPQLLSSLGLFYLVTVAENKPAEIVRLLGEMELQGEVCLSRQAGQESLSILRFCKR; this comes from the exons ATGATTCCCACCCCCGAGTACTCGCACGTGGGGCGTGGCCCTTTTTCCGACGTTTATGAGCCTGCTGAGGACTCCTTTCTCTTGATGGATGCTCTGGAGAGGGATGCAGATAGGATTCGGAGGGTCAG GCCGGCCCTGTGTCTGGAGGTGGGCAGCGGTTCTGGGGTGGTCTCCGCCTTCCTAGCTGCTGTGACGGGGCCTGATGCTGCCTATCT CTGTACAGACGTGAACCCGGCTGCAGCTCAGTGCACCATGGAGACGTCGCGCTGTAATGGCTGCCACCTTCAGCCCATTGTCACTGACCTG GTGGACACCCTCCTGCCGAGGCTCTGTGGGAAGGTGGACATCCTGCTCTTCAATCCGCCGTATGTCGTCACCCCTCCAGAGGAG GTTGGCGGCCGCGGCATTGAGGCTGCCTGGGCCGGCGGGATGCGGGGTCGAGAGGTCATGGACAGGTTTTTCCCCCTGGTTCCACAGCTGCTGTCTAGTCTGGGGCTGTTCTACCTGGTGACTGTGGCAGAGAACAAGCCAG cgGAGATCGTGAGGCTGCTGGGAGAGATGGAGCTGCAGGGGGAGGTGTGCCTGTCCCGCCAGGCTGGACAGGAGAGCCTCTCCATACTGCGCTTCTGCAAACGGTGA
- the gart gene encoding LOW QUALITY PROTEIN: trifunctional purine biosynthetic protein adenosine-3 (The sequence of the model RefSeq protein was modified relative to this genomic sequence to represent the inferred CDS: deleted 1 base in 1 codon), which yields MAERILVIGSGGREHALAWKLAQSPHVQQVLVAPGNAGTADCGKVSNSEVSISNHSILAQYCKDHNIGLVVVGPEVPLAAGMVDDLTAAGVSCFGPSARAAQLEASKSFSKSFMDRHGIPTARWRSFTDPQEACSFIQGAAFPALVVKASGLAAGKGVIVARTEEESCQAVQDIMKDKTFGSAGETVVVEELLEGEEVSCLCFSDGFTVAPMPPAQDHKRLLDGDQGPNTGGMGAYCPTPQVSEEMLQLVKESILQKTIDGMREEGCPYVGVLYAGLMITELGPKVLEFNCRFGDPECQVLMPLLKSDLFEVLQNTLQGKLASNPPEWKEKSAAVTVVMASGGYPGGYKKGVEITGLSHAQELGLQVFHAGTTLKEGRVVTSGGRVLTVTAMRTDLHSALQLANQGVAAIGFPGAVFRRDIGHRAISFLSGTRNLTYRDSGVNIAAGNRLVDMIKPLAKATSRAGCAAELGGFAGLFDLKAAGFSDPILVSGTDGVGTKLKIAQASNSHTSLGQDLVAMCVNDVLAQGAEPLFFLDYFSCGQLDVDVAASVIGGIAEACRTAGCALVGGETAEMPGMYQPGEYDLAGFCVGAVERGSLLPRLRDIEEGDQLIGIASSGLHSNGFSLVRKVLERAGLQYSSPAPFGQPGQTLGGVLLTPTKIYSRLLLPVLRSSSVKAYAHITGGGLLENIPRVLPPELAVDLDASLWNIPPVFSWLQHEGVLSEEEMSRTFNCGLGAVLVVGQLEAQQVLSQVQAQEQAWIVGSVTLRHPGAESVVIRNLQDRLQAGMSSHPVASSPQNGMTPGGGGPQQRKTKVAVLISGTGTNLQALIDQVKKPSSSAEIVVVISNRPGVLGLKRASLAGIRTRVVDHKLYGSRAEFDGTIDQVLEEFGVEVVCLAGFMRILTGPFVRKWHGKLLNIHPSLLPSFKGVHAQRQALQAGVRLTGCTVHFVAEEVDAGAIIAQEAVPILVSDTEESLSERVKEAEHRVFPAALELVASGTVRLGDDGRITWSTSPQV from the exons ATGGCTGAACGCATCCTGGTGATCGGCAGTGGAGGCCGGGAACATGCCCTGGCCTGGAAGCTGGCGCAGTCC CCCCACGTCCAGCAGGTGCTGGTGGCCCCAGGAAATGCCGGCACTGCGGACTGTGGGAAGGTGTCTAACTCTG AGGTGTCCATTAGCAACCATTCCATTCTGGCTCAGTACTGTAAGGACCACAATATTGGGCTGGTTGTGGTGGGCCCAGAAGTGCCCCTGGCTGCAG GCATGGTAGATGACCTCACCGCCGCTGGTGTGTCCTGCTTTGGACCTTCAGCACGTGCAGCGCAGCTGGAGGCCAGCAAGAGCTTCTCCAAGAGCTTCATGGACCGCCACGGCATCCCCACAGCACGCTGGCGTTCCTTTACTGACCCACAGGAGGCCTGCAGCTTCATCCAGGG GGCCGCGTTCCCGGCTTTGGTGGTGAAGGCAAGCGGCTTGGCAGCTGGGAAGGGTGTCATCGTGGCCCGAACTGAGGAGGAGTCCTGTCAGGCAGTCCAGGATATCATGAAG GACAAGACGTTTGGCTCGGCAGGGGAGACAGTGGTGGTCGAGGAGCTCCTTGAGGGAGAGGAGGTTTCG TGTCTGTGTTTCAGCGACGGCTTCACTGTCGCCCCGATGCCTCCTGCGCAGGATCACAAGCGCCTCCTCGATGGGGACCAGGGGCCCAACACGGGGGGCATGGGGGCGTACTGCCCCACCCCACAG GTTTCGGAGGAGATGCTCCAGCTGGTCAAGGAGAGCATCCTGCAGAAGACGATCGACGGCATGAGGGAAGAAGGCTGCCCATACgtgg GGGTCCTCTATGCAGGCCTGATGATCACCGAATTGGGGCCGAAGGTCTTGGAATTTAACTGCCGCTTCGGTGACCCCGAGTGTCAG GTCCTGATGCCACTGTTGAAGAGCGACCTGTTCGAGGTCCTTCAGAACACTCTACAGGGTAAGCTGGCCTCCAACCCCCCCGAATGGAAGGAGAAGAGCGCCGCCGTCACTGTGGTCATGGCGAGCGGCGGCTACCCCGGCGGGTACAAGAAAGGTGTCGAGATCACAG gcctGTCCCATGCACAGGAGCTCGGCCTGCAGGTCTTCCATGCAGGAACCACCCTGAAGGAGGGCCGGGTGGTGACCAGCGGCGGACGTGTGCTGACAGTCACCGCCATGCGGACAGACCTCCACAGCGCCCTCCAGCTGGCCAACCAGGGTGTGGCTGCTATAGGCTTCCCAGGGGCGGTATTCCGGCGGGACATCGGACACCGAGCCATCAGCTTTCTGAGCGGTACCAG GAATCTGACGTACAGAGACAGTGGTGTAAATATTGCAGCTGGGAACAGGCTGGTGGACATGATCAAACCTCTGGCCAAAGCCACCTCTCGTGCAG GGTGTGCCGCTGAGCTTGGGGGCTTTGCCGGGCTCTTTGACCTGAAGGCCGCAGGGTTCTCTGATCCCATTCTGGTATCTGGAACAGACGGCGTGGGAACCAAGCTTAAG ATCGCTCAGGCCAGTAACAGTCACACTTCCCTGGGCCAGGACCTGGTGGCCATGTGTGTGAACGATGTGTTGGCCCAGGGGGCAGAGCCCCTCTTCTTCCTGGATTATTTCTCCTGCGGCCAGCTGGACGTGGATGTAGCTGCCTCTGTGATTGGTGGAATAGCGGAGGCGTGTCGCACAGCAGGCTGCGCATTGGTTG ggggagagacggcagagatgccCGGTATGTACCAGCCCGGCGAGTATGACCTGGCAGGCTTCTGCGTGGGCGCCGTGGAGCGGGGCAGCCTCCTGCCCCGCCTGCGTGACATCGAGGAGGGGGACCAGCTCATCGGCATTGCCTCCTCTGGCCTGCACAGCAACGGCTTCAGTCTGGTGCGCAAGGTTCTGGAGCGGGCGGGCCTTCAGTACAGCTCCCCTGCACCCTTTGGACAGCCAGGACAGACGCTGG GCGGGGTGTTGCTGACCCCAACGAAGATCTACAGCCGGCTGCTTCTGCCAGTGTTGCGTAGCAGCAGTGTGAAGGCCTATGCTCACATCACCGGTGGTGGCCTTCTGGAGAACATCCCCCGCGTGCTGCCCCCCGAGCTGGCCGTCGACCTTG ATGCCTCTCTTTGGAACATCCCGCCGGTGTTCTCCTGGCTACAGCATGAGGGCGTCTTGTCGGAGGAGGAGATGAGTCGAACCTTCAACTGCGGTCTGGGGGCGGTGCTTGTTGTTGGCCAGCTGGAGGCCCAGCAGGTGCTGAGCCAGGTTCAAGCCCAGGAGCAGGCATGGATCGTGGGCTCGGTCACACTGCGACACCCAG GGGCGGAGTCGGTGGTCATCCGGAACCTGCAGGACCGCCTCCAGGCAGGGATGAGCTCCCATCCCGTGGCCAGCTCACCACAGAACGGGATGACACCTGGAGGCGGGGGCCCACAGCAGAGGAAGACCAAAGTGGCGGTGCTCATCTCTGGAACAG GGACGAACCTGCAGGCCCTGATAGATCAGGTGAAGAAGCCGTCCAGCTCGGCCGAGATCGTAGTCGTCATCTCCAACCGGCCCGGCGTGCTGGGCCTGAAGAGGGCATCTCTGGCCGGCATCCGGACTCGG GTCGTGGACCACAAGCTGTATGGGAGCCGGGCAGAGTTTGATGGCACCATTGACCAGGTTCTGGAGGAGTTCGGCGTGGAGGTGGTGTGCCTGGCGGGCTTCATGAGGATCCTAACGGGACCCTTCGTCAGGAAGTGGCACG GGAAGCTGCTGAACATCCACCCGTCCCTGCTGCCCTCTTTCAAGGGCGTCCATGCCCAGCGACAGGCACTGCAGGCGGGCGTGCGCCTCACTGGCTGCACAGTGCACTTTGTGGCG GAGGAGGTGGATGCCGGTGCCATCATCGCACAGGAGGCGGTGCCCATCTTAGTGAGTGATACCGAGGAGAGCCTATCAGAGCGTGTGAAGGAAGCAGAGCACCGTGTCTTCCCAGCAGCCCTTGAGCTGGTGGCTAGTGGCACCGTGAGACTGGGGGATGATGGCCGGATAACTTGGAGCACATCACCACAGGTGTAG